A single window of Rhizobium sp. CCGE531 DNA harbors:
- a CDS encoding AraC family transcriptional regulator, producing the protein MTYVTQSVFKIDNADAEEMTAHYARTLFPAVVEPLKRRASISVEDRHYTVGSCSVWNGKCHSGMSVTLPGGPDAFGLYLPTMGKMLIDAGGRQLVSEVGKGLLADMSSFEKLTLDERRGHMGIAFEKSAMIRQLSELLDAPVLDDLEMGGTVDLMTQRGAQIAALGSLIWQNLTADDADRSSPAFSERLLQAMMIALLEVVPHNYSMQLRKPVSPAMPKQMKRAIEYMHANVGADIRIAEIAREAGTSVRSVQAAFQQFKNMTPLNYLRMIRLQGVRRALLDCGPSRPVAEMARDWGFSHMGRFAALYHQAFGEMPSETARRPRNDNR; encoded by the coding sequence TTGACGTACGTTACTCAATCGGTATTCAAAATTGACAACGCCGATGCCGAAGAGATGACGGCGCACTATGCGAGAACCCTGTTTCCTGCCGTTGTCGAGCCGCTCAAACGACGCGCTTCGATTTCGGTGGAGGACCGACATTATACGGTCGGGTCCTGCAGCGTATGGAACGGGAAATGTCATTCCGGAATGAGCGTGACGCTTCCGGGCGGTCCCGATGCCTTTGGTCTCTATCTCCCAACCATGGGCAAAATGCTGATCGATGCAGGAGGACGGCAGCTCGTATCGGAAGTAGGCAAGGGCTTGCTTGCGGATATGTCGTCGTTCGAAAAGCTGACCCTGGATGAGCGGCGCGGCCATATGGGCATCGCCTTCGAAAAATCGGCAATGATCCGTCAGCTGAGCGAATTGCTGGACGCGCCCGTTCTCGACGATCTGGAAATGGGCGGCACCGTTGATCTCATGACGCAAAGAGGCGCGCAGATCGCGGCACTCGGAAGTTTGATCTGGCAGAATCTGACGGCCGACGATGCGGACCGCTCTTCCCCGGCGTTCAGCGAACGTCTGTTGCAGGCGATGATGATCGCGCTGCTGGAGGTGGTGCCGCATAACTATTCCATGCAATTGCGCAAGCCGGTTTCGCCGGCAATGCCGAAACAGATGAAGCGTGCGATTGAATACATGCATGCCAATGTCGGCGCCGATATCCGGATTGCCGAAATTGCCCGCGAGGCCGGCACAAGTGTGAGGTCGGTTCAGGCTGCCTTTCAGCAGTTCAAAAACATGACGCCCCTCAACTATCTGAGGATGATCCGTCTGCAGGGCGTTCGCAGAGCGCTGCTGGATTGCGGACCTTCACGGCCGGTCGCCGAAATGGCACGCGATTGGGGATTTTCCCATATGGGGCGCTTTGCGGCGCTCTATCACCAGGCCTTCGGCGAAATGCCGTCCGAGACCGCCAGAAGGCCCCGGAACGACAATAGATAG
- a CDS encoding gamma-glutamyl-gamma-aminobutyrate hydrolase family protein (Members of this family of hydrolases with an active site Cys residue belong to MEROPS family C26.) — protein sequence MRRPRIAIILDENTSTGGTRYEAAKGYFRAVRDAGGLPLGIPYLPEVIDVVLNEFDGLVAVGGRFAYPDDWYIAGQVSKAPPSERFEVEKAIVEGYLESNKPILGICAGMQMLACLNGCRLTSDLRESFPAANEHDKRDHLHAIEILPGTRLAEIIGASRIEVNTFHREAIVQLSPAVTASALAEDGIVEAIEVVSSSFAIGIQWHQELFAELEHPGNALFRGLVAAAS from the coding sequence ATGCGACGGCCTCGCATAGCCATAATACTTGATGAGAATACCAGCACCGGCGGAACGCGCTACGAAGCGGCTAAAGGGTATTTTCGGGCGGTGAGAGACGCGGGAGGGCTTCCTCTCGGCATCCCATATCTGCCCGAAGTCATAGACGTCGTTTTGAATGAGTTCGACGGCCTGGTGGCTGTGGGCGGCCGATTTGCCTATCCCGACGACTGGTACATCGCTGGGCAGGTCTCCAAAGCCCCGCCGTCCGAACGTTTCGAAGTGGAGAAGGCAATCGTAGAGGGCTATCTGGAAAGCAATAAACCCATCCTCGGCATATGCGCCGGGATGCAGATGCTCGCATGCTTGAACGGATGCCGCCTCACTTCCGATTTGCGTGAGTCGTTTCCGGCTGCGAACGAGCATGACAAGCGAGACCATCTTCATGCCATCGAAATTCTGCCGGGAACGCGGCTGGCGGAGATAATCGGAGCATCTCGCATCGAAGTGAACACATTCCATCGTGAAGCGATCGTGCAATTGTCACCGGCTGTGACGGCTAGCGCCCTCGCGGAAGACGGAATCGTCGAAGCTATCGAAGTCGTCTCCAGCTCTTTTGCGATCGGCATTCAATGGCACCAAGAGCTATTTGCCGAACTGGAGCATCCCGGAAACGCATTATTCCGTGGTCTCGTAGCGGCGGCATCCTAA
- a CDS encoding ABC transporter ATP-binding protein gives MIKVQDLDVVFTSGKVQNHVVRGVSFEVSRGETLGIVGESGCGKSTVLRSLAGMEKGWTGTIEIAGKAVGKIRTRDELRHAQMVFQDPYGSLHPKHRIGTALAEPLRAMGHDDVWAKVEKALRQVGLPTAFANRYPHELSGGQRQRVAIARALILSPPILLLDEPTSALDVSIQAEILNLLADQREERSLTYILVSHDLAVIGHMCDRVLIMKGGQFVDELTKADIQASVTHNAYARELFEASFL, from the coding sequence ATGATCAAGGTGCAGGATCTCGATGTCGTTTTCACGTCTGGCAAGGTTCAAAACCATGTCGTGCGCGGCGTCAGCTTTGAGGTCAGCCGCGGCGAGACGCTTGGAATTGTCGGCGAATCCGGATGCGGCAAATCGACGGTGTTGCGCAGCCTCGCCGGAATGGAAAAAGGATGGACCGGCACGATCGAAATTGCCGGCAAGGCCGTCGGCAAGATCAGGACGCGAGACGAACTGCGCCATGCGCAGATGGTGTTTCAGGATCCCTATGGATCGCTTCATCCCAAGCACCGGATCGGCACTGCGCTGGCCGAACCGCTGCGGGCCATGGGGCATGACGATGTCTGGGCCAAGGTGGAAAAGGCGCTACGGCAGGTCGGCTTGCCCACGGCTTTCGCCAATCGCTATCCTCACGAGCTTTCCGGCGGTCAGCGCCAGCGCGTGGCGATTGCCCGGGCTCTGATCCTGTCGCCGCCAATCCTGTTGCTGGACGAGCCGACATCGGCGCTCGATGTGTCGATCCAAGCCGAGATCCTCAATCTGCTCGCCGATCAACGCGAAGAACGGTCGCTGACCTATATCCTCGTCAGCCACGATCTCGCAGTCATCGGCCATATGTGCGACCGGGTCCTGATCATGAAGGGCGGCCAGTTCGTCGACGAACTCACCAAAGCGGACATACAGGCCAGCGTGACTCATAACGCTTACGCGCGCGAGCTATTTGAAGCGAGTTTCCTTTGA
- a CDS encoding ABC transporter ATP-binding protein produces MQDRDPNTILSIKGLNVRFGRNSVSAVSDVSFDVGRERVGIVGESGSGKSTTGRAIMRLLPPSAAVTAERLELNGAALLDRTERQMGALRGKDIALIMQDPRYSLNPVLPVGKQIAESARLHLGARRSAARDVARAMLERVRIADPDRVMALYPHQISGGMGQRVMIAMMLLAKPKLVIADEPTSALDVSVRKDVLTLLDELVRENNSGLLLISHDIRMVAAFCERIIVMYGGRIVETLTRLEDAQHPYTRGLMAALPDPHHPVRRLAVLDRTKLERA; encoded by the coding sequence ATGCAAGATCGTGATCCCAACACCATTCTCTCCATCAAGGGACTGAATGTCCGCTTCGGTCGCAATTCCGTTTCGGCCGTCTCGGATGTCAGCTTCGATGTCGGCCGCGAACGCGTCGGTATCGTCGGCGAATCCGGCTCCGGAAAATCCACCACCGGGCGTGCAATCATGCGCCTGCTGCCGCCGAGCGCGGCGGTGACGGCCGAACGTCTTGAACTGAATGGCGCCGCGCTGCTCGACAGAACGGAGCGGCAGATGGGCGCGCTACGCGGCAAGGATATTGCGCTGATCATGCAGGATCCACGCTATTCGCTCAATCCGGTCCTACCGGTCGGCAAGCAGATCGCAGAGTCCGCCCGCCTTCATCTCGGCGCCCGCCGCAGCGCTGCCCGGGATGTGGCGCGCGCCATGCTCGAACGGGTTCGAATTGCCGATCCCGACCGCGTCATGGCCCTCTACCCGCATCAGATTTCCGGCGGCATGGGCCAGCGCGTCATGATTGCCATGATGCTGCTGGCAAAGCCGAAGCTCGTCATTGCCGACGAGCCGACATCGGCACTCGATGTCAGCGTGCGCAAGGATGTTCTGACCCTGCTTGACGAACTCGTACGCGAAAACAATTCCGGCCTTCTGCTCATCAGCCATGACATTCGCATGGTCGCGGCCTTCTGCGAGCGCATCATCGTCATGTATGGCGGCCGCATTGTCGAAACCTTGACCCGGCTGGAAGACGCGCAGCACCCCTATACGCGGGGGCTCATGGCTGCCCTGCCCGATCCGCATCACCCGGTACGCCGTCTCGCCGTACTCGATAGGACAAAACTGGAGCGCGCGTGA
- a CDS encoding ABC transporter permease has protein sequence MTDAVQTEADVRPPGILTRMGTSLKRAGSKLGHEPLGLAGFVVLALFCLIAIFAPLLAPYDPNVQQLSEALKPPSLAHLAGTDEFGRDILSRLIFGTRITIQTVLSISVIVGPIGLLIGVISGFFGGRIDAFLMRATDIVLSFPSLILALAFAAALGAGLNTAIIAISLTAWPPIARLARAEALVVRNADYVAAAQLYGASKLRILFFYIAPMCIPSVIVRVTLNMAGIILTAASLGFLGLGAQPPAPEWGAMISSGRKYMLDFWWVAVMPGIAILLASLAFNIAGDALRDILDPRHARS, from the coding sequence ATGACCGACGCCGTCCAAACGGAAGCGGATGTTCGCCCGCCGGGCATCCTCACCCGCATGGGTACATCACTGAAGCGCGCAGGCAGCAAGCTCGGCCACGAGCCACTCGGGCTTGCCGGCTTCGTCGTTCTCGCCCTCTTCTGCCTGATTGCAATCTTCGCGCCGCTGCTGGCGCCATACGATCCGAACGTGCAGCAGCTTTCCGAGGCGCTGAAGCCGCCCAGCCTCGCGCATCTGGCCGGAACGGATGAATTTGGTCGCGATATTCTCAGCCGATTGATCTTCGGCACTCGCATTACCATTCAAACGGTGTTGTCGATTTCCGTTATCGTCGGACCGATCGGCCTTCTGATCGGTGTCATTTCCGGCTTCTTCGGTGGCCGTATCGACGCTTTCCTGATGCGCGCGACGGATATCGTGCTGTCTTTCCCTTCGCTTATCCTCGCTCTCGCCTTCGCCGCCGCACTGGGAGCTGGGCTTAACACCGCCATCATCGCGATTTCATTGACCGCATGGCCGCCGATCGCGCGGCTGGCGCGCGCGGAAGCGCTCGTGGTCCGAAATGCCGACTATGTTGCCGCCGCGCAGCTCTATGGCGCTTCCAAGCTGCGCATTCTGTTCTTCTATATCGCGCCGATGTGTATTCCCTCGGTGATCGTACGCGTGACGCTCAATATGGCCGGCATCATTCTGACGGCCGCCTCGCTCGGATTTCTCGGGCTGGGAGCGCAGCCGCCCGCGCCCGAATGGGGCGCGATGATCTCCAGCGGCCGCAAATACATGCTCGATTTCTGGTGGGTCGCAGTCATGCCCGGCATTGCCATCCTTCTGGCAAGCCTAGCCTTCAACATCGCCGGCGATGCGCTGCGCGATATTCTGGATCCTCGCCATGCAAGATCGTGA
- a CDS encoding ABC transporter permease, whose translation MKELSAAEFGRRIAHLIISLFILLCVTFVIGRVLPADPVGAIVGELADPSAYAAMRQRLGLDLPIYQQFFIYLKGLAHGDFGTAILTGNPVSSDLAQAFPATFELATFAVIISTFVGVPLGLVAALFRDSLIDKIARIIALVGHSIPVFWFGIVGLVVFYAGLNWVGGPGRVDVYYEGIVPSKTGLLLIDSLLAGETDIFWNALAHIILPASILAYAAVAYITRMTRSFTLEQLSQDYVIAARAKGASPVQTVIGHVLPNIAVQLITVLAISYGGLLEGAVVTEIVFSWPGIGQYMTNALMIGDMNAILAATIVVGFSFMLLNFLADIAYAVFDPRTREASR comes from the coding sequence ATGAAGGAACTATCCGCCGCTGAGTTCGGACGCCGTATCGCGCATTTGATCATCAGCCTGTTCATCCTCCTTTGCGTCACTTTCGTCATCGGGCGCGTCCTGCCGGCCGATCCGGTTGGCGCCATCGTTGGCGAACTGGCGGATCCATCAGCCTACGCGGCGATGCGCCAGCGGCTCGGCCTGGACTTGCCGATCTACCAGCAGTTTTTCATCTATTTGAAGGGGCTGGCTCATGGTGATTTCGGAACGGCGATCCTGACGGGCAATCCGGTCTCCTCTGACCTGGCTCAGGCCTTTCCGGCAACGTTCGAACTTGCCACCTTCGCCGTCATCATTTCGACCTTCGTCGGTGTGCCGCTCGGTCTCGTCGCGGCTCTCTTCCGCGACAGCCTGATCGACAAGATCGCACGCATCATTGCCCTTGTCGGCCATTCCATCCCCGTTTTCTGGTTCGGCATCGTTGGACTTGTCGTCTTCTATGCAGGCCTGAACTGGGTTGGCGGACCGGGCCGGGTCGACGTCTATTACGAGGGTATCGTCCCGTCAAAGACGGGCCTGCTCCTGATAGACAGCCTGCTGGCGGGCGAAACAGACATCTTCTGGAACGCCTTGGCCCATATCATCCTGCCGGCCAGCATTCTGGCCTATGCGGCGGTCGCCTATATCACGCGCATGACACGCAGCTTCACGCTGGAGCAATTGAGCCAGGACTATGTGATCGCCGCGCGCGCCAAGGGGGCGAGCCCGGTCCAGACCGTCATCGGCCATGTTCTGCCGAACATAGCCGTCCAGCTCATTACCGTTCTCGCCATCTCTTACGGCGGTCTTCTGGAGGGCGCCGTGGTCACGGAGATCGTCTTTTCCTGGCCCGGCATCGGGCAGTACATGACCAATGCCCTGATGATCGGTGACATGAACGCCATCCTGGCTGCAACCATCGTCGTCGGTTTTTCCTTTATGCTTCTGAATTTCCTTGCGGATATCGCCTATGCCGTATTCGACCCGCGCACCAGGGAGGCAAGCCGATGA
- a CDS encoding ABC transporter substrate-binding protein, producing MKHFSRSAFVGIAIGALTLAAPQLYAATPKDQLVIGTSLAQVLSLDPQQATEPKALEILANLYDRLVATTADGKIVPQLAESWTDDGKSLTLKLRDAKFASGNPVTADDVIFSLTRLLKLNQSGASYFKRLGYNGDNIAAHMHAIDAKTLKIDLTDQTTAEGLLYRLAVGVSSVVDSVEVQKHISDNDYGNAWLRTHSAGSGPFTLNKWTPNEIVLLDANKNYVGGQPKMRRVIIRHVPESQVERLMLQRGDIDIGNALTKSDLETFEGKSDFVIQRVPTGGFYVLAMNAGNQYLANPKVREAIAYGIDYKGIEKTIMGPYGRARNVPVPENFANAIPNPDWHLDIDKAKQLLAEAGFKDGFSLTLKTIAQTPRIDLATAIQASLGQIGIKVDIQQGNGSEIIAAHRARNFDLLIPQTSALMPNVLGSMDDFSNNPDNRLEANNAGNFAWRSAWDIPELNALYAKTSVEVDAQKRGELYAQMQKMFVDLKPALLPLFERFEPIVLSGKVKGYVGHPNQMTRLETVTKD from the coding sequence ATGAAGCACTTTTCGAGATCCGCATTCGTCGGCATTGCGATAGGCGCATTGACACTCGCCGCTCCACAGCTCTACGCGGCCACTCCGAAGGATCAGCTGGTGATCGGCACATCGCTCGCGCAGGTGCTGTCGCTCGACCCGCAGCAGGCGACCGAGCCGAAGGCGCTCGAAATCCTGGCCAATCTTTACGACCGGCTTGTTGCCACGACGGCGGACGGCAAAATCGTCCCGCAGCTCGCCGAGAGCTGGACGGACGACGGAAAGTCGCTGACACTGAAATTGCGGGATGCCAAATTCGCTTCCGGCAACCCGGTCACGGCCGATGACGTCATCTTCTCGCTCACACGACTGCTGAAGCTCAATCAGTCGGGTGCCTCCTACTTCAAGCGGCTTGGTTATAACGGCGATAACATTGCCGCGCATATGCATGCGATCGACGCCAAAACGCTAAAGATCGATTTGACTGACCAGACGACGGCGGAAGGCCTGCTCTATCGCCTGGCGGTCGGCGTTTCGAGCGTCGTCGACAGCGTCGAGGTGCAAAAGCACATATCTGACAACGATTATGGCAATGCTTGGCTGAGAACGCATTCGGCCGGCTCCGGGCCATTCACGCTCAACAAATGGACCCCGAACGAGATCGTTCTCCTGGATGCCAACAAGAACTATGTCGGCGGCCAGCCCAAGATGCGCCGCGTGATCATTCGCCACGTGCCGGAAAGCCAGGTCGAGCGATTGATGCTGCAGCGTGGCGATATCGACATCGGCAACGCATTGACCAAGTCGGATCTCGAGACTTTCGAAGGCAAGAGCGATTTCGTCATCCAGCGCGTGCCGACAGGCGGCTTCTACGTGCTGGCGATGAATGCGGGCAACCAATATCTCGCCAACCCGAAGGTGCGCGAAGCGATCGCCTACGGCATCGACTACAAGGGCATTGAAAAGACCATCATGGGTCCGTACGGACGGGCGCGCAACGTTCCCGTTCCGGAGAATTTCGCCAATGCGATACCGAATCCCGATTGGCATCTCGATATCGACAAGGCAAAGCAGCTTCTGGCAGAGGCAGGCTTCAAGGACGGATTTTCGCTGACGCTGAAGACGATTGCGCAGACGCCGCGCATCGATCTTGCCACCGCCATCCAGGCGTCGCTCGGCCAGATCGGCATCAAGGTCGATATCCAGCAGGGTAACGGCTCCGAAATTATCGCAGCGCACCGCGCACGCAACTTCGATCTCCTCATTCCGCAGACCAGCGCCCTGATGCCGAACGTTCTCGGCTCCATGGACGATTTCTCCAACAATCCCGACAACCGGCTGGAAGCCAACAACGCCGGCAATTTTGCCTGGCGCTCGGCCTGGGACATTCCGGAATTGAACGCACTTTATGCAAAGACGTCCGTGGAAGTCGACGCCCAGAAGCGCGGCGAACTTTATGCGCAGATGCAGAAAATGTTCGTCGATCTGAAGCCGGCACTTCTGCCTCTTTTCGAACGGTTCGAACCGATCGTGTTGTCGGGCAAGGTCAAGGGCTATGTCGGGCATCCCAACCAGATGACGCGGCTTGAGACCGTGACCAAGGACTAA
- a CDS encoding FadR/GntR family transcriptional regulator has product MTTMSRGRQRLAQQVIDQLRAQIETGKLQVGDQLPTEPQLEATFGVSRTVVREAIADLRAAGLVKPIQGKGVFVAELTARGGLTLTPVEIKSIPETLELLEFRMAAEGEAAAIAAYRRTAGQEAAIAAANRRMAMLIDQGLPTVEADYEFHMAIAAATNNRFYVDVLRHFGARTIPRGQFPTLPEANDRAYLEKVYAEHVEILSAIADQDPERARQAMRAHMMASQRRYRVLADQQQQ; this is encoded by the coding sequence ATGACGACGATGAGCAGAGGTCGGCAAAGACTGGCGCAGCAGGTGATCGATCAACTGCGGGCGCAGATCGAAACGGGCAAGCTGCAGGTGGGGGATCAACTGCCGACGGAGCCGCAGCTGGAGGCGACATTTGGTGTCAGCCGCACCGTCGTGCGTGAAGCGATTGCCGATCTGCGCGCTGCCGGGCTCGTCAAGCCAATCCAGGGCAAGGGGGTCTTCGTTGCGGAACTGACGGCGCGCGGCGGACTGACGCTGACACCGGTTGAGATCAAAAGTATCCCGGAAACCCTTGAATTGTTGGAGTTTCGCATGGCGGCAGAGGGGGAGGCGGCGGCGATTGCCGCTTATCGAAGAACTGCCGGGCAGGAGGCGGCAATTGCCGCGGCCAATCGAAGGATGGCGATGCTGATCGATCAGGGGCTGCCGACGGTCGAGGCGGATTATGAATTCCATATGGCCATAGCCGCAGCCACAAACAATCGATTCTATGTCGACGTACTCAGGCATTTCGGTGCCCGCACAATCCCGCGCGGCCAGTTCCCAACGCTGCCGGAAGCCAATGATCGTGCTTACCTGGAGAAGGTTTATGCCGAACACGTCGAGATCCTCTCGGCCATTGCAGATCAGGATCCCGAGCGCGCTCGCCAGGCGATGCGAGCGCATATGATGGCTAGTCAGCGGCGCTATCGCGTCCTCGCCGACCAGCAACAGCAATAG
- a CDS encoding mannonate dehydratase, with product MYLGTQVDAREDDDYRVFAQLGVKHISADPPGKPESWTLSDLERHRDRVESFGLVLDMIQLPLPSQPIEKASYPDILLAGPDRDRQIDAVCKLIENVAAAGIPAAKYNLNLIGIPRTPEEPGRGGSMNASFRWDKADHEAAPGLAGVLSEDENWERVDYFLERVVPVAESNRVRLACHPHDPYTPPGYRGVTRVLGSVEGLKKFVLMRESPYHGLNFCQGSIGEMLDNPREEIDDIIRWFGTRDKIFNVHFRNIRGGKLSFMETFPDEGDMDMVRSARIYKEVGYRYMLMPDHVPTISGRDPTGVAFAFCYGYIAALLQALDQA from the coding sequence GTGTATCTAGGAACGCAGGTCGACGCGCGGGAAGACGATGACTATCGGGTCTTTGCGCAATTGGGGGTGAAGCATATCAGCGCCGATCCGCCGGGGAAGCCGGAGAGCTGGACGCTGTCCGATCTCGAACGTCACCGCGATAGGGTGGAAAGCTTCGGATTGGTTCTGGACATGATCCAGCTTCCGTTGCCGTCGCAGCCGATCGAAAAGGCGTCCTATCCCGACATACTTCTCGCCGGGCCCGATCGCGATCGTCAGATAGATGCGGTCTGCAAGCTGATCGAGAATGTGGCGGCGGCCGGCATCCCCGCGGCAAAATACAATCTGAACCTCATCGGCATTCCCCGCACTCCGGAAGAACCGGGGCGAGGGGGCTCGATGAATGCGAGCTTCCGCTGGGACAAGGCAGACCATGAGGCAGCACCCGGCCTTGCTGGAGTTTTGTCGGAAGACGAAAACTGGGAGCGCGTCGACTATTTCCTTGAGCGAGTTGTCCCCGTGGCGGAAAGCAATCGCGTCCGTCTCGCTTGCCACCCGCATGATCCCTACACGCCGCCGGGCTATCGCGGCGTCACGCGCGTGCTCGGTTCCGTGGAGGGCTTGAAGAAATTCGTCCTCATGCGCGAAAGCCCGTATCACGGGCTGAACTTCTGCCAGGGATCGATCGGCGAGATGCTCGACAATCCGCGCGAAGAAATCGACGACATCATCCGCTGGTTCGGCACGCGCGATAAAATCTTCAACGTCCATTTCCGCAATATCAGGGGCGGCAAGCTGTCCTTCATGGAGACCTTCCCGGACGAGGGCGACATGGACATGGTCCGCTCCGCCCGAATCTATAAGGAAGTCGGGTATCGCTATATGCTGATGCCGGATCATGTCCCGACGATCAGTGGCCGTGATCCGACCGGCGTCGCCTTCGCCTTTTGCTATGGCTACATCGCGGCGCTCCTTCAAGCGCTCGATCAGGCCTGA
- the kdgD gene encoding 5-dehydro-4-deoxyglucarate dehydratase, with amino-acid sequence MNPIELKKAVGSGLLSFPVTHFDQNLTFDEAKYRSHIEWLAGFDAAALFAAGGTGEFFSLNPSEIPQVVSAAKASAGKTPIISGAGYGTSLAIEIAKAAEKAGADGLLLLPPYLMFSEQAGLIAHVKAVCQSVGIGVIVYNRDNAVLSAESLARLADECPNLIGYKDGVGDVDKVIEITTTLKDRLVYVGGMPTHEVYAQAYFAAGVTTYSSAVFNFVPALAQRFYAALRAGDQPTVDNILRSFFFPLVTLRNRKKGYAVSIIKAGLRIVGKDPGPVRPPLTDLTPEEMAVLEKIIASAG; translated from the coding sequence ATGAACCCGATTGAGCTGAAAAAGGCTGTTGGCAGCGGTCTGCTGTCGTTCCCGGTTACGCATTTTGATCAGAATCTGACGTTCGACGAGGCGAAGTATCGCAGCCATATCGAATGGCTGGCGGGCTTCGACGCCGCCGCGCTTTTCGCCGCCGGTGGGACAGGCGAGTTCTTTTCCCTCAACCCCTCCGAAATCCCGCAGGTCGTGAGCGCCGCCAAGGCTTCGGCCGGCAAGACGCCGATCATCTCTGGCGCGGGTTACGGAACGTCGCTTGCAATCGAAATCGCCAAAGCCGCGGAAAAGGCCGGCGCCGACGGTCTGCTGCTTCTGCCGCCCTATCTCATGTTTTCAGAACAGGCGGGCCTGATTGCCCATGTAAAGGCGGTCTGCCAGTCCGTCGGTATCGGCGTCATCGTCTACAATCGCGACAATGCCGTGCTCAGCGCTGAGAGCTTGGCGCGGCTTGCCGACGAATGCCCCAATCTCATTGGCTACAAGGATGGGGTCGGCGACGTCGACAAGGTGATCGAGATCACCACGACCCTCAAGGATCGTCTGGTCTATGTCGGCGGTATGCCGACACATGAGGTCTACGCCCAGGCCTATTTCGCGGCAGGTGTCACAACCTATTCTTCCGCGGTCTTCAATTTCGTTCCGGCTCTGGCGCAGCGATTCTATGCCGCGCTGCGCGCCGGAGACCAGCCAACGGTCGACAATATTCTCCGGAGCTTCTTCTTCCCGCTGGTAACCCTGCGCAATCGCAAGAAGGGTTATGCAGTCTCTATCATCAAGGCGGGCCTGCGTATCGTCGGCAAGGACCCAGGCCCGGTCAGGCCGCCTTTGACGGATTTGACGCCGGAGGAAATGGCTGTGCTGGAAAAGATCATCGCCTCAGCGGGGTGA
- a CDS encoding lactonase family protein, giving the protein MTQISFGLAASVLAMAAMLSGAGTASARTFVYVSAATAGAIDTYSMDEKTGALLQVSTFNAGKMVMPMTVSADKKHLYAVIRSQPYRVLTLAIDPATGKLSQEAVAALPDSMPYVSTDPSGRLLFAASYGGNKIAVLPIGRDGLVTDGARQMILTGRNAHSIVSDRTGGYVFATNLGSDAVLQFVLDPETGMLEANDPAKVATKPGFGPRHIIVSPDNKSVYILTELTGHVIHYALDAAKGTLSEVESVKSVPDDAGLFPGIAPPAPAAFNATAPVATPADDGKPKVWAADIGITPNGKFLYTTERTTSRIALFQVAAGDGKLTYVTNYPTEQQPRGIRIDPSGRFLVASGEKSDRLAVYAIDQASGALTPAGRYPVDAGANWIEIVTLP; this is encoded by the coding sequence GTGACACAGATATCCTTTGGACTTGCAGCATCGGTGCTGGCAATGGCGGCGATGCTTTCAGGTGCCGGTACCGCTTCTGCAAGGACATTCGTTTATGTTTCGGCAGCAACGGCCGGAGCGATCGACACTTACAGCATGGACGAGAAGACCGGCGCGCTCCTGCAGGTTTCGACCTTCAATGCGGGCAAAATGGTCATGCCGATGACTGTCAGCGCCGATAAGAAGCACCTCTATGCCGTTATCCGTTCGCAGCCATATCGCGTGCTGACGCTGGCGATCGATCCTGCGACCGGCAAACTCAGCCAGGAAGCCGTCGCGGCCTTGCCCGACAGCATGCCTTATGTTTCCACCGATCCGTCGGGTCGTTTGCTGTTCGCCGCGTCTTATGGCGGCAACAAGATCGCCGTGCTGCCGATCGGCAGGGATGGGCTTGTGACCGATGGCGCACGGCAGATGATCCTCACCGGCCGCAATGCGCACTCGATCGTAAGCGACCGGACCGGCGGCTATGTCTTCGCGACCAATCTCGGTTCCGATGCCGTGCTGCAATTCGTGCTCGATCCTGAGACTGGCATGCTGGAGGCGAACGATCCGGCGAAGGTCGCGACCAAGCCGGGCTTCGGCCCGCGCCACATCATTGTTTCGCCGGATAACAAATCCGTCTACATTCTGACGGAATTGACGGGCCACGTCATCCACTACGCCCTCGATGCCGCCAAAGGCACGTTGAGCGAAGTCGAAAGCGTGAAATCCGTTCCCGATGATGCCGGACTTTTTCCGGGCATTGCCCCGCCGGCTCCGGCAGCGTTCAATGCGACCGCACCGGTTGCAACTCCGGCCGATGACGGCAAGCCGAAGGTATGGGCTGCCGATATCGGCATCACGCCGAATGGCAAGTTCCTCTATACGACCGAGCGGACCACCAGCAGGATCGCGCTCTTTCAAGTGGCTGCAGGCGATGGAAAGCTTACCTACGTCACGAATTATCCAACCGAACAGCAGCCCCGCGGCATTCGCATCGATCCATCGGGCCGCTTCCTTGTCGCCTCCGGCGAGAAGTCCGACAGGCTGGCGGTCTATGCCATCGATCAGGCAAGCGGCGCGCTTACGCCGGCCGGTCGATATCCGGTCGATGCCGGTGCCAACTGGATCGAGATCGTGACATTACCATAG